A genomic window from Sandaracinaceae bacterium includes:
- the tmk gene encoding dTMP kinase has product MIEGLFIVLEGVDGAGTTTHTALLAQALRAKGLPITTTREPSDGPVGVLIRQILTGRVVVPGISGNRPSSWSTMALLFASDRLDHLEATIHPNLMDGVTVISDRYDYSSVAYQSVTAGEEPGTVEWVREINRHARRPDLTIVLDVEPDEAAKRRKERAAGREIYDGSELQHLLATFYKNIDEHFPDDRIVHIDAMADIDTVAAQVLEAVRELRGD; this is encoded by the coding sequence ATGATCGAGGGGCTCTTCATCGTCCTCGAGGGCGTCGACGGCGCGGGCACGACCACGCACACGGCGTTGCTCGCGCAGGCCCTGCGGGCCAAGGGGCTTCCCATCACCACGACGCGGGAGCCGAGCGACGGCCCGGTGGGCGTCCTCATCCGTCAGATCTTGACGGGGCGCGTGGTCGTCCCGGGCATCAGCGGCAACCGGCCGTCGTCGTGGAGCACGATGGCCCTGCTGTTCGCGTCCGATCGGCTCGATCACCTCGAGGCGACGATCCACCCGAACCTGATGGACGGGGTGACGGTCATCAGCGACCGCTACGACTACAGCTCCGTGGCCTACCAGTCGGTCACCGCCGGTGAGGAGCCGGGCACGGTGGAGTGGGTGCGCGAGATCAACCGCCACGCGCGCCGGCCCGATCTCACCATCGTGCTCGACGTGGAGCCCGACGAGGCGGCCAAGCGTCGGAAGGAGCGCGCCGCGGGGCGCGAGATCTACGACGGGAGCGAGCTGCAGCACCTCCTCGCCACCTTCTACAAGAACATCGACGAGCACTTCCCCGACGATCGCATCGTGCACATCGACGCGATGGCCGACATCGACACCGTGGCGGCGCAGGTGCTCGAGGCGGTGCGCGAGCTGCGCGGCGACTGA
- a CDS encoding protein phosphatase 2C domain-containing protein → MSEMNLYLIAGAAAVVLVGSLVLLARTGGDPAQPEPDAKKKPPKRPTSPKPIEPLEAQEGDAEEVTIVRLQLDPSDFPDVIFDDESEEIDPVAKAIQLVADDGADEDEPTRTSAVILVSAAGQTDRGQKRKRNEDRFLRLDGHGVYAVADGMGGYAGGDVASETAVETIAQAFRESSFEGKVRGDLPRRAMELAQAVQMANIAIFREALRQPHLEGMGTTLVATRFALRKERLYLAHVGDSRCYRIRGGEIQQLTTDHTLGNLGLTGPHAAYLSRALGIKPEVTIDVIVGKPEPGDLYLLCSDGLTKMIPDDEEILRVVNENPKNMDLAVQKLVDLANERGGKDNVTVLLVGVRLPADLGLPD, encoded by the coding sequence ATGAGTGAGATGAACCTGTACCTCATCGCGGGCGCCGCGGCCGTGGTGCTCGTCGGCTCGCTGGTGCTGCTCGCGCGGACCGGCGGCGATCCGGCCCAGCCCGAGCCGGACGCGAAGAAGAAGCCTCCGAAGCGCCCCACGTCGCCGAAGCCGATCGAGCCGCTGGAGGCGCAGGAGGGCGACGCGGAGGAGGTGACGATCGTGCGCCTCCAACTCGATCCGTCCGACTTCCCCGACGTGATCTTCGACGACGAGTCGGAGGAGATCGATCCCGTCGCCAAGGCGATCCAGCTCGTGGCCGACGACGGCGCGGACGAGGACGAGCCCACGCGCACGAGCGCGGTCATCCTCGTGAGCGCGGCCGGGCAGACCGACCGCGGGCAGAAGCGGAAGCGCAACGAAGATCGCTTCCTTCGGTTGGATGGCCACGGCGTCTACGCGGTCGCGGACGGCATGGGGGGCTACGCGGGCGGAGACGTCGCGAGCGAGACCGCGGTGGAGACGATCGCGCAGGCGTTCCGCGAGTCGAGCTTCGAGGGCAAGGTGCGCGGCGACCTTCCGCGGCGCGCGATGGAGCTCGCCCAGGCGGTGCAGATGGCGAACATCGCCATCTTCCGCGAGGCGCTCCGTCAGCCGCACCTCGAGGGCATGGGGACCACGCTCGTCGCCACGCGGTTCGCGCTCCGCAAGGAGCGGCTCTACCTCGCGCACGTCGGAGACAGCCGCTGCTATCGCATCCGCGGCGGCGAGATCCAGCAGCTCACCACCGATCACACGCTGGGCAACCTCGGCCTGACGGGACCCCACGCCGCGTACCTCAGCCGCGCGCTCGGCATCAAGCCGGAGGTCACCATCGACGTCATCGTCGGCAAGCCCGAGCCGGGGGATCTCTACCTGCTCTGCTCGGATGGGCTGACCAAGATGATCCCGGACGACGAGGAGATCCTCCGGGTGGTGAACGAGAACCCGAAGAACATGGACCTCGCGGTGCAGAAGCTCGTCGATCTCGCGAACGAGCGGGGCGGCAAGGACAACGTGACCGTATTGCTCGTCGGCGTCCGGCTCCCCGCCGACCTGGGTCTCCCCGACTGA
- a CDS encoding serine/threonine-protein kinase gives MIAHLKRGGMANLYLAHRNGAAGFRRLVAVKVIHPDIAEDARSVAMFVQEARVTARIAHPNVVHVEDLGEVSGTYFLVMEYIHGGSLAQLLNALSEKKRRLAPEVAVAIAARIAEGLHAAHEVTDASGALIGLVHRDVSPQNILLSHKGHVKLIDFGVAKNPAASDLSQVATLKGKIRYMSPEQAGLRDLDRRSDVYSLGLVLWEMLTMRRPFQGQKVFDILQEVREPNISPPARYASDVPPALDAVVMRALSPDPEDRHADAKDFRRDLVRAFPRAAAIDSVHLADLLVSILGDQLEDVRGKFPEEVSQVLAAEQERARELLRERRREEAPTFPMLDGRMATMTQRYELAAFQIDALDEVSDLDVTGLSGEEEIPSAIEHTRPGTPSSLQLERVPARRQPALEEEDEEATEVRTPTIVRILAALQAREGPQLSDETGTLTTASTPREARRPVDALAPPDPVARPSAPARLERSLRWLLVGVAILALSVLSAIGTWLVLR, from the coding sequence GTGATCGCGCACCTCAAGCGTGGAGGTATGGCGAACCTGTACCTCGCGCACCGCAACGGGGCCGCGGGGTTCCGGCGGCTCGTCGCGGTGAAGGTCATCCACCCGGACATCGCGGAGGACGCGCGCTCGGTCGCCATGTTCGTCCAGGAGGCGCGCGTGACGGCGCGCATCGCGCACCCGAACGTGGTGCACGTGGAGGACCTCGGGGAGGTCTCGGGCACGTACTTCCTCGTCATGGAGTACATCCACGGCGGCTCGCTCGCGCAGCTGCTCAACGCGCTCTCGGAGAAGAAGCGGCGCCTGGCGCCCGAGGTCGCCGTGGCCATCGCCGCGCGGATCGCCGAGGGGCTGCACGCGGCGCACGAGGTCACGGACGCGTCCGGCGCGCTCATCGGGCTCGTGCACCGGGACGTGAGCCCGCAGAACATCTTGCTGTCGCACAAGGGCCACGTGAAGCTGATCGACTTCGGCGTGGCGAAGAACCCGGCCGCCAGCGACCTCAGCCAGGTCGCGACGCTGAAGGGCAAGATCCGCTACATGTCGCCCGAGCAGGCTGGCCTGCGAGATCTCGACCGGCGCAGCGACGTGTACTCCCTCGGGCTGGTGCTCTGGGAGATGCTGACGATGCGTCGGCCGTTCCAGGGGCAGAAGGTCTTCGACATCCTCCAGGAGGTGCGCGAGCCGAACATCTCGCCGCCCGCGCGCTACGCCTCCGACGTGCCGCCGGCCCTCGACGCGGTGGTGATGCGCGCGCTGTCGCCCGACCCGGAGGACCGACACGCGGACGCCAAGGACTTCCGCCGCGATCTCGTCCGCGCCTTCCCGCGCGCCGCCGCGATCGACAGCGTGCACCTCGCCGATCTGCTGGTCAGCATCCTCGGGGATCAGCTCGAGGACGTGCGCGGCAAGTTCCCGGAGGAGGTCTCGCAGGTGCTCGCGGCGGAGCAGGAGCGCGCGCGCGAGCTGCTCCGCGAGCGGCGGCGCGAGGAGGCGCCCACCTTCCCGATGCTCGACGGTCGCATGGCGACGATGACCCAGCGCTACGAGCTGGCGGCGTTCCAGATCGACGCCCTGGACGAGGTGAGCGATCTCGACGTGACCGGGCTGAGCGGCGAGGAGGAGATCCCCTCGGCGATCGAGCACACGCGCCCCGGGACGCCCAGCTCGCTCCAGCTCGAGCGAGTCCCGGCGCGACGCCAGCCCGCGCTCGAGGAGGAGGACGAGGAGGCGACCGAGGTCCGCACGCCGACCATCGTGCGCATCCTCGCCGCGCTCCAGGCGCGCGAGGGACCGCAGCTCTCGGATGAGACCGGGACGCTGACCACGGCGTCGACGCCGAGGGAGGCGCGGCGGCCGGTGGACGCCCTCGCGCCGCCCGACCCCGTGGCGCGCCCGAGCGCTCCGGCGCGCCTCGAACGGTCGCTGCGCTGGCTGCTCGTCGGGGTCGCCATCCTGGCCCTCAGCGTGCTCTCGGCGATCGGCACGTGGCTCGTGTTGCGCTGA
- a CDS encoding PilZ domain-containing protein: MQKRSAERHAVWVPVQVSGDSGEVTLGVSDDVSEGGIRIVSPVTREVGSRVEVALHFPDGTKRNVTGEVVRIEPNEDPDGLFPHRVAVAFSEPIAGLEPLLEEVESLI, encoded by the coding sequence ATGCAGAAACGCAGCGCGGAGCGGCACGCCGTCTGGGTGCCGGTTCAAGTTTCGGGCGACAGCGGGGAGGTCACGCTCGGCGTGAGCGACGACGTGAGCGAGGGGGGCATCCGCATCGTCAGCCCCGTCACCCGCGAGGTCGGCTCCCGCGTCGAGGTCGCCCTTCACTTCCCGGATGGGACGAAGCGAAACGTGACCGGTGAGGTCGTGCGCATCGAGCCCAACGAGGATCCGGATGGGCTCTTTCCGCACCGGGTCGCGGTGGCGTTCTCCGAGCCGATCGCGGGGCTCGAGCCGCTGCTCGAAGAGGTCGAGTCGCTCATCTGA
- a CDS encoding DUF192 domain-containing protein, producing MWLALALLAACGCPDDELPLAVIGVASSLEVCAEVADTEEERRQGLMGHAPLGPGEGMYFDFPVEQEICFYNAGVDFSIDILFADTDGTVVAIERRVPAGDTTLRCHGATKQALEVAAGALDDHAIGDALRVR from the coding sequence TTGTGGCTCGCGCTGGCGCTCCTGGCCGCGTGCGGATGCCCCGACGACGAGCTCCCCCTCGCCGTGATCGGCGTCGCCTCGAGCCTCGAGGTCTGCGCCGAGGTCGCGGACACCGAGGAGGAGCGGCGCCAGGGTCTGATGGGCCACGCCCCGCTCGGTCCGGGCGAGGGCATGTACTTCGACTTCCCGGTCGAGCAGGAGATCTGCTTCTACAACGCGGGCGTCGACTTCTCGATCGACATCCTCTTCGCCGACACCGACGGCACCGTGGTCGCGATCGAGCGGCGCGTGCCGGCCGGAGACACCACCCTCCGCTGCCACGGCGCGACCAAGCAGGCGCTCGAGGTCGCGGCGGGCGCCCTGGACGACCACGCGATCGGCGACGCCCTGCGCGTCAGATGA
- a CDS encoding PEGA domain-containing protein, which produces MRAHLLSISLLSLSQLLGASPAAAQDTAAQDTAAQEEDPRVRAAAHFDRGITFFNEERYDAALAELARAYELAPAHQTLYNLARVHAALGHAVEATRAYERYLQEAGEEIDARRRREAQAALDEQRARVGHLMVRVDVSGATIAVDGVDVATTPLNVPIPLSAGTHTVEVHAPGREAVRRAVSIAGQTEERLEVSLREEVIPRGNLRVVSAIPEVQIAVDGEPVGVTPLTSTLPLRAGTHTVTAERAGYRSEERQVSIEEGAEVELRFDMRRSPNPAPDEIGRVRLELPDAPYLVQVDGEQMLGEALDLPVGAHEITLEVTDRQPYRGTLRVPPGSTVVIVPPLAWTLDARQRRLDEAASLRTQGLVLATAGGVTLAGGLAFLIWNEAEISGTDARVRAINAELQGRCVTEGFDSRCREIEAEGQALADDQQTQNVIRGVTIATTVVGGLVGGLGLVLWLTAPSEDDVDAAARARARVTIRPGQIALEGAF; this is translated from the coding sequence ATGCGCGCCCACCTACTCTCCATCTCGCTGCTCTCGCTCTCGCAGCTGCTCGGCGCCTCGCCTGCGGCCGCCCAGGACACGGCCGCCCAAGACACGGCCGCCCAAGAGGAGGACCCGCGCGTGCGCGCGGCCGCGCACTTCGATCGCGGCATCACCTTCTTCAACGAGGAGCGCTACGACGCGGCCCTCGCCGAGCTGGCCCGCGCCTACGAGCTCGCGCCCGCGCACCAGACCCTCTACAACCTCGCCCGCGTGCACGCCGCGCTCGGGCACGCGGTGGAGGCGACCCGCGCCTACGAGCGATACCTCCAGGAGGCCGGCGAAGAGATCGACGCGCGAAGGCGACGCGAGGCGCAGGCGGCGCTCGACGAGCAGCGCGCGCGCGTCGGCCACCTGATGGTCCGCGTCGACGTCTCGGGCGCGACGATCGCGGTGGACGGCGTCGACGTCGCCACGACCCCGCTCAACGTGCCGATCCCGCTGTCGGCCGGGACGCACACGGTCGAGGTGCACGCGCCCGGTCGCGAGGCGGTGCGCCGCGCGGTCTCCATCGCCGGGCAGACCGAAGAGCGCCTCGAGGTGTCGCTCCGCGAAGAGGTGATCCCGCGCGGCAACCTGCGCGTCGTGAGCGCCATCCCGGAGGTGCAGATCGCGGTGGACGGCGAGCCGGTCGGGGTCACGCCGCTCACGAGCACCCTGCCGCTGCGCGCCGGCACGCACACCGTCACCGCGGAGCGGGCCGGCTACCGCTCCGAGGAGCGACAGGTCTCGATCGAGGAGGGCGCCGAGGTGGAGCTCCGCTTCGACATGCGCCGCTCGCCGAACCCCGCGCCCGACGAGATCGGCAGGGTGCGGCTCGAGCTCCCCGACGCGCCCTACCTCGTGCAGGTCGACGGCGAGCAGATGCTCGGCGAAGCGCTCGACCTGCCGGTCGGCGCGCACGAGATCACCCTCGAGGTCACCGATCGCCAGCCCTATCGGGGCACGCTCCGCGTCCCTCCGGGGAGCACGGTGGTGATCGTCCCGCCGCTCGCCTGGACCCTGGACGCCCGCCAGCGCCGGCTGGACGAGGCCGCGAGCCTCCGCACCCAGGGCCTGGTGCTCGCGACCGCGGGCGGGGTGACGCTCGCGGGCGGGCTGGCCTTCCTCATCTGGAACGAGGCGGAGATCAGCGGCACCGACGCGCGCGTCCGCGCGATCAACGCGGAGCTCCAGGGCCGCTGTGTCACGGAGGGCTTCGACTCGCGCTGCCGCGAGATCGAGGCCGAAGGGCAGGCGCTCGCCGACGACCAGCAGACCCAGAACGTCATCCGCGGCGTCACCATCGCGACGACCGTGGTGGGCGGGCTGGTCGGAGGGCTCGGGCTGGTGCTCTGGCTCACCGCGCCGAGCGAAGACGACGTCGACGCCGCCGCGCGGGCCCGCGCCCGGGTGACGATCCGCCCCGGGCAGATCGCGCTCGAGGGCGCCTTCTGA
- a CDS encoding protein kinase, with amino-acid sequence MTTEDPLVGQILLGKLEVIRRLGGGGMGVVYEVEHRLTGHRRALKVVHAKYADRPRFMKRLLREAKVAGTLATPYVVETYDAGRLEDGSAYVLMELLHGQTLYDLMQTEGKIAPKRLANIMAQVAEGVAVAHEAGIVHRDVKPENIFLIAGDDDEERVKILDFGVSKFDLGAEEAPTRLTAEGTLVGTPYYMSPEQASGKKVDARTDVYAMGVILYESLTGRLPFEAESVGELFVKIGAGECVPLRMRRPDLDDDWCEIVHRAFHRDPDVRYPTSEALRRDLVPLGSGGTKKRARTISDSGRSTIGYGETRDQAPRASDRPVDPDASSEVHALSAPPPPPEERSDGGMPGWGWAALGAAAVLALVLPWQLTREPTPPEPTVDAPPSDALASEGEAEGEAEGAAEAEAEPSVARAETQPDAGVGEERESPTRPSPEARPGGGNRARAAGLDPNPYR; translated from the coding sequence ATGACCACCGAGGATCCCCTCGTCGGCCAGATCCTGCTCGGGAAGCTGGAGGTGATCCGCCGGCTCGGCGGCGGCGGCATGGGCGTGGTCTACGAGGTGGAGCACCGCCTGACCGGACACCGCCGCGCGCTCAAGGTGGTGCACGCGAAGTACGCCGACCGGCCGCGCTTCATGAAGCGCCTGCTGCGCGAGGCGAAGGTCGCCGGGACGCTCGCCACGCCCTACGTGGTCGAGACCTACGACGCGGGCCGGCTCGAGGACGGCTCGGCCTACGTGCTCATGGAGCTGCTCCACGGGCAGACGCTCTACGACCTGATGCAGACCGAGGGGAAGATCGCCCCGAAGCGCCTCGCCAACATCATGGCGCAGGTCGCGGAGGGGGTCGCCGTCGCGCACGAGGCCGGGATCGTGCACCGCGACGTCAAGCCGGAGAACATCTTCCTCATCGCGGGCGACGACGACGAGGAGCGGGTGAAGATCCTCGACTTCGGCGTGTCGAAGTTCGACCTCGGAGCCGAAGAGGCGCCGACGCGGCTCACCGCGGAGGGCACCCTCGTCGGCACGCCGTATTACATGTCACCCGAGCAGGCCTCCGGAAAGAAAGTCGACGCGCGGACCGACGTCTACGCGATGGGCGTGATCCTCTACGAGTCGCTCACCGGTCGGCTCCCGTTCGAGGCGGAGAGCGTGGGGGAGCTCTTCGTGAAGATCGGCGCCGGAGAGTGCGTGCCGCTGCGCATGCGCCGCCCCGACCTCGACGACGACTGGTGCGAGATCGTGCACCGCGCCTTCCACCGTGACCCGGACGTGCGCTACCCGACGTCGGAGGCGCTCCGGCGTGATCTGGTGCCCCTCGGGAGCGGCGGGACGAAGAAGCGCGCGCGCACCATCTCGGACAGCGGCCGCTCGACCATCGGATACGGCGAGACGCGCGACCAGGCGCCGCGCGCGTCCGACCGTCCCGTCGACCCCGACGCTTCGTCCGAGGTCCACGCGCTGAGCGCGCCGCCGCCCCCGCCCGAGGAGCGCTCCGACGGCGGGATGCCCGGCTGGGGCTGGGCCGCGCTCGGCGCCGCGGCCGTGCTCGCGCTCGTGCTGCCCTGGCAGCTCACGCGCGAGCCCACGCCCCCCGAGCCGACCGTGGACGCCCCGCCGAGCGACGCGCTCGCGTCCGAAGGAGAGGCCGAGGGAGAGGCCGAGGGAGCGGCGGAGGCCGAAGCGGAGCCGTCCGTCGCGCGCGCCGAGACGCAGCCCGACGCCGGCGTCGGCGAAGAACGAGAGTCGCCCACGCGCCCGTCGCCGGAGGCGCGGCCTGGCGGCGGCAACCGGGCTCGCGCGGCGGGCCTCGACCCGAACCCCTATCGATGA
- a CDS encoding protein kinase, producing MPRRRLPLDDVPTRDIGPYKMAHRIAVGGMAEVYRALWPQQAGGDRAVVIKRMLPMLLEDPEQREMFAREAALGANIDHPNVVAVIDHGVDDGAPYLVLEYVFGVDLFRLTRYVRRLGRPLRVPLAVWIGCELLRGLEAVHEVRDPTGARLNVVHRDVSPSNVFLSVHGDVKLGDLGIARDAPETPARQKGGFRAKGKLGYLPPEQVAGQEVDQRGDVFSAAVVIAELLLGKPLYAGGTEIGVLLAIRDGDTSAFRAIVPSLPDGLGDAVLAGLTPRPEDRVPSARALHALLAPYVDAPGKALQEELGQLVVTALDGEGVSADRTSLARTIERDADWYEAQTPVAPPEETLRESGVAYLVEREGARLGVYRLAELVAAITTAEVRATDVVHLDDLTDGGAPRAVAAVPELARYLPASTRTPSARRRTQMAETNELYELSGRSFLAILLESLRAKDDGLLLCEDGGVRKEVYLEQGVPVFVTSNRPEELLGEFLVKRGVLERHELDIALATMPRFEGRLGETLVALGLVDAVQVFRHISEQVRDKLLDLFLWKRGHVALYRDVHRPERAFPLQLDPWEVFETGALRRVEAGLEDASLGRDLVLVATKVDPSDCGASESLCALWTACAVPRGLSELEGIAASPARARAGVVLLRELGALERRSYGEGR from the coding sequence GTGCCCAGGCGACGGCTGCCTCTCGACGACGTCCCCACCCGCGACATCGGCCCCTACAAGATGGCGCACCGCATCGCCGTGGGCGGCATGGCCGAGGTCTATCGCGCGCTCTGGCCGCAGCAGGCGGGCGGCGATCGCGCGGTGGTCATCAAGCGCATGCTCCCCATGCTGCTCGAGGATCCGGAGCAGCGAGAGATGTTCGCCCGCGAGGCCGCGCTGGGCGCGAACATCGACCACCCGAACGTGGTCGCGGTGATCGATCACGGGGTCGACGACGGCGCCCCGTACCTGGTCCTCGAGTACGTCTTCGGCGTCGATCTGTTCCGGCTGACGCGCTACGTCCGCCGCCTGGGTCGGCCGCTCCGCGTCCCGCTCGCGGTCTGGATCGGGTGTGAGCTGCTCCGGGGGCTCGAGGCCGTGCACGAGGTCCGCGATCCGACGGGCGCGCGCCTCAACGTGGTGCACCGCGACGTCAGCCCCTCGAACGTCTTCTTGTCGGTGCACGGGGACGTGAAGCTCGGCGACCTCGGCATCGCGCGGGACGCCCCCGAGACCCCGGCGCGTCAGAAGGGCGGCTTCCGCGCGAAGGGCAAGCTCGGCTACCTGCCGCCGGAGCAGGTGGCGGGGCAGGAGGTCGACCAGCGCGGCGACGTCTTCAGCGCCGCGGTCGTGATCGCGGAGCTCCTGCTGGGCAAGCCGCTCTACGCGGGCGGCACCGAGATCGGGGTGCTGCTGGCGATCCGGGACGGAGACACGAGCGCGTTCCGGGCCATCGTCCCCTCGCTGCCCGACGGCCTGGGCGACGCGGTGCTGGCCGGGCTCACGCCGCGACCCGAGGACCGGGTGCCGAGCGCGCGCGCCCTCCACGCGCTCCTGGCCCCCTACGTCGACGCGCCGGGCAAGGCGCTGCAGGAGGAGCTGGGCCAGCTCGTCGTCACCGCCCTCGACGGCGAGGGGGTGAGCGCCGACCGCACGTCGCTCGCGCGCACCATCGAGCGGGACGCCGACTGGTACGAGGCGCAGACACCGGTCGCGCCCCCGGAGGAGACGCTCCGCGAGTCGGGCGTCGCCTACCTCGTGGAGCGCGAGGGCGCGCGGCTCGGCGTCTACCGGCTCGCGGAGCTCGTCGCGGCCATCACCACCGCGGAGGTGCGGGCCACCGACGTCGTGCACCTCGACGACCTGACGGATGGGGGTGCGCCTCGCGCCGTGGCCGCGGTGCCCGAGCTGGCCCGCTATCTCCCGGCCTCGACGCGCACGCCCAGCGCGCGACGCCGCACGCAGATGGCGGAGACGAACGAGCTCTACGAGCTGAGCGGCCGCTCGTTCCTCGCCATCTTGCTGGAGTCCCTGCGCGCGAAGGACGACGGTTTGCTGCTCTGCGAGGACGGCGGGGTGCGCAAGGAGGTGTACCTCGAGCAGGGCGTGCCCGTGTTCGTGACCTCGAACCGGCCCGAGGAGCTGCTCGGGGAGTTCCTCGTCAAGCGCGGCGTGCTCGAGCGGCACGAGCTGGACATCGCGCTCGCCACCATGCCGCGCTTCGAGGGCCGGCTGGGCGAGACCCTCGTCGCGCTCGGCCTCGTCGACGCGGTCCAGGTCTTCCGGCACATCAGCGAGCAGGTGCGCGACAAGCTGCTCGACCTGTTCCTCTGGAAGCGCGGGCACGTGGCGCTCTACCGCGACGTGCACCGACCGGAGCGCGCCTTCCCGCTCCAGCTCGACCCGTGGGAGGTCTTCGAGACCGGCGCGCTCCGCCGCGTCGAGGCGGGCCTGGAGGACGCGAGCCTGGGTCGCGACCTCGTCCTCGTGGCCACGAAGGTCGACCCGTCCGACTGCGGCGCCTCGGAGTCGCTCTGTGCGCTCTGGACCGCGTGCGCGGTGCCTCGCGGCCTCTCCGAGCTCGAGGGGATCGCGGCGAGCCCGGCGCGAGCCCGAGCGGGGGTCGTCCTCTTGCGGGAGCTGGGCGCGCTGGAGCGACGCAGCTACGGTGAGGGCAGATGA
- a CDS encoding Dickkopf N-terminal cysteine-rich domain-containing protein, which produces MIARVALTALLLCACDRPPPVMGSGCALNSDCAEPLICRLELCRRQCVASRDCGAGLLCLGIGEEEGGACQLPEERSCLLTSDCTPGLECNFGTCTTVCVEDRDCSPGAQCLTDPDTEALACIEPQTDGCIYNSDCPEGFVCGADQTCRIECREDRDCDAPRRCVESFCVLSDAGG; this is translated from the coding sequence GTGATCGCGAGGGTGGCGCTGACCGCGTTGCTGCTCTGTGCCTGCGACCGGCCGCCGCCGGTGATGGGGTCTGGCTGCGCGCTCAACAGCGACTGCGCCGAGCCGCTGATCTGCCGACTGGAGCTCTGCCGTCGTCAGTGCGTCGCCTCCCGTGACTGCGGCGCCGGCCTGCTCTGCCTCGGCATCGGTGAAGAGGAGGGCGGCGCGTGTCAGCTCCCGGAGGAGCGCAGCTGCCTGCTGACGAGCGACTGCACGCCAGGCCTGGAGTGCAACTTCGGAACCTGCACGACCGTGTGCGTCGAGGACCGCGACTGCTCGCCCGGCGCGCAGTGCCTCACGGATCCGGACACGGAGGCGCTGGCCTGCATCGAGCCACAGACCGACGGCTGCATCTACAACAGCGACTGCCCCGAGGGCTTCGTCTGCGGGGCCGACCAGACCTGCCGCATCGAGTGCCGAGAGGACCGCGACTGCGACGCGCCTCGACGCTGCGTCGAGAGCTTCTGCGTGCTCTCGGACGCGGGAGGCTGA
- the sctQ gene encoding type III secretion system cytoplasmic ring protein SctQ yields the protein MSARPYPFERLPRLSREDVERLGRWSRAAPWRALSEGAGRAREMLGQPVTIRVGSPEPGRALPAVDAARPTLLWSGASEIGMTLDPTLAAAIVELTLGGAIAEHDAATGPLGELERGVLAYAFGRWLAPSPWRLADVFAHPAALHALMDAPIRWSAEIAIGPLEGRADLWLPRDAAPTTRRSPPAWSRDLPIALVLDAGDATLTARDLAALRLGDVLVPDRLGVARDASGLRGHARLGAVHARWGIACVIEAGEARVARRADRNTPMTARLEESMSDEASTLEAMGDTPVQLTVELARMSVPLGELAALAPGAVLRTGQALGAPVQLRAGDRVIGAGELVEVEGELGIRLTALEVAPE from the coding sequence ATGAGCGCCCGGCCCTACCCGTTCGAGCGCCTCCCGCGGCTGTCGCGGGAGGACGTGGAGCGTCTGGGCCGCTGGTCTCGCGCCGCGCCCTGGCGGGCGCTCTCCGAGGGCGCGGGGCGCGCGAGAGAGATGCTGGGCCAGCCGGTGACGATCCGCGTCGGCTCCCCCGAGCCAGGCCGCGCGCTGCCGGCGGTGGACGCCGCCCGCCCCACGCTCCTCTGGAGCGGCGCCTCGGAGATCGGCATGACGCTCGACCCGACCCTCGCGGCGGCGATCGTCGAGCTGACCCTGGGCGGGGCGATCGCCGAGCACGACGCGGCGACGGGCCCGCTGGGCGAGCTGGAGCGCGGGGTGCTCGCCTACGCGTTCGGGCGGTGGCTCGCCCCGAGCCCCTGGCGGCTGGCGGACGTCTTCGCGCACCCCGCCGCGCTGCACGCGCTGATGGACGCCCCGATCCGCTGGTCGGCCGAGATCGCGATCGGCCCGCTCGAAGGGCGCGCCGATCTCTGGCTGCCCCGGGACGCCGCGCCGACGACCCGGCGCAGCCCGCCCGCGTGGTCGAGAGACCTGCCGATCGCGCTCGTCCTGGACGCCGGAGACGCGACGCTCACCGCGCGCGACCTCGCGGCGCTGCGGCTGGGGGACGTGCTCGTGCCGGACCGGCTGGGCGTGGCGCGCGACGCGTCCGGTCTCCGCGGGCACGCGCGCCTGGGCGCCGTGCATGCGCGATGGGGCATCGCCTGCGTCATCGAGGCCGGGGAGGCGCGCGTGGCCCGTCGCGCAGACCGCAACACGCCGATGACGGCGCGACTGGAGGAGAGCATGAGCGACGAAGCGTCCACCCTCGAGGCGATGGGGGACACCCCCGTGCAGCTCACCGTGGAGCTGGCCCGGATGAGCGTCCCGCTGGGGGAGCTGGCCGCGCTCGCGCCAGGCGCGGTGCTGCGGACGGGCCAGGCGCTGGGAGCGCCAGTCCAGCTGCGCGCCGGCGATCGCGTCATCGGCGCGGGCGAGCTGGTCGAGGTGGAGGGGGAGCTCGGGATCCGGCTGACCGCCCTCGAGGTCGCCCCCGAGTAG